From Novipirellula artificiosorum, the proteins below share one genomic window:
- a CDS encoding vWA domain-containing protein, whose product MKRPFNLFLVLAVMIGFGQQTTSINHAQDVTITIEKGKKESKAKSKAPFTGKRPAVDVAILLDTSNSMDGLIDQAKSQLWNIVQEFAKAKKNGRTPELRVSVFEYGNSGLPAREGYIRQVIQLTDDLDKVSEALFALRTGGGDEYCGAVINEAIKRLDWSGQANAYKAIFIAGNEPFTQGSVDYKSACRNAIESGIVVNTIHCGDYQRGVQGKWKDGADMAEGEYMNINQDEKVVHIQCPQDKIIIELNSQLNETYLWYGSKNERTRYAENQVAQDLNASSLGGLSSRAATKAGSLYRNVGRDLVDTFEEDEEAILQLKADDLPEELRKLTPTERLKKVAAISKLRAEIKAKLATVSKERQAYLAAERAKMTETPAAATLGDAFAEAVEEQLVESGFDLSDE is encoded by the coding sequence ATGAAACGCCCATTTAACCTGTTTCTGGTCCTTGCGGTCATGATCGGATTTGGACAACAAACGACCAGCATCAATCATGCTCAGGATGTAACGATTACCATCGAGAAGGGAAAGAAAGAGTCGAAGGCCAAGTCGAAAGCCCCTTTCACTGGCAAGCGACCCGCCGTTGATGTGGCGATCTTGCTTGACACCTCCAATTCCATGGACGGCTTGATCGATCAAGCCAAAAGCCAGCTATGGAATATCGTCCAGGAGTTTGCAAAAGCAAAAAAGAATGGCAGAACGCCTGAACTTCGTGTCTCCGTATTCGAATATGGCAATTCGGGCTTGCCCGCTCGGGAAGGCTACATCCGCCAAGTCATCCAATTGACCGATGATTTGGACAAAGTGTCGGAAGCCCTGTTTGCGTTACGCACCGGCGGCGGTGACGAGTATTGTGGCGCAGTCATCAACGAGGCGATCAAACGGCTTGATTGGAGTGGACAGGCCAATGCATACAAAGCGATCTTCATCGCGGGCAATGAGCCGTTTACGCAAGGCTCCGTCGATTACAAATCCGCTTGCCGTAACGCGATCGAATCCGGCATCGTCGTCAACACCATTCACTGTGGTGATTATCAGCGAGGTGTCCAGGGGAAATGGAAAGATGGCGCCGACATGGCGGAAGGCGAGTACATGAATATCAACCAAGATGAAAAGGTGGTTCATATCCAATGCCCCCAAGACAAGATCATCATTGAACTCAATAGCCAACTCAATGAAACCTACTTGTGGTATGGCTCAAAAAATGAACGCACTCGTTACGCTGAAAACCAGGTCGCTCAGGACCTGAATGCGAGCAGCCTTGGCGGACTCAGTAGTCGGGCTGCGACCAAGGCAGGATCGTTGTATCGAAATGTCGGACGCGATTTGGTGGATACCTTTGAAGAGGACGAGGAGGCAATCTTGCAATTGAAGGCAGACGATCTGCCCGAGGAATTGCGCAAGCTCACACCAACGGAGCGACTCAAGAAAGTCGCGGCGATCTCGAAGCTTCGGGCGGAGATCAAGGCAAAATTGGCGACTGTGAGTAAGGAACGGCAAGCCTATCTCGCCGCAGAACGGGCGAAGATGACAGAAACCCCCGCAGCCGCAACGCTCGGGGATGCGTTTGCCGAGGCCGTGGAGGAACAACTGGTTGAGTCCGGCTTTGACCTCAGCGACGAGTGA
- a CDS encoding alpha-L-fucosidase: MMTRKFSRLLGLLLATLLLAQSTPNGFAQVRSESQQGDRMDWWRNDRFGMFIHWGLYAVPAGEYQGNDVKGIGEWIMDKANIPREEYEKYASQFDPQSFDADEWVRIAKYAGMKYIVITSKHHDGFCLFDSQTDYDIVDATPYKKDLLKPLSEACERHGLKFCTYYSIMDWHHDSQLPSSENDGKPKWNPTRMVEGQKQAYTDYMKEHLRKLIVDYNTHVLWFDGEWPSWWTDADGKSLYQWLLALNPNLIVNNRVGAGRKGMGGFSKEDSFAGDFGTPEQEIPATGVDSDWESCMTMNDTWGFKASDENWKSSETLIRNLIDIASKGGNYLLNVGPKADGTFPQASVDRLRAIGDWMSVNGESLYGSEAALFRPEWGRVTRRGGTLYLHVFEWPAHGKLTLPALRNPIRRASLLATPETTLSVNQGNEQWVIDVPESAIDPIATVITIDVQGMPELALTRR; this comes from the coding sequence ATGATGACTCGAAAATTTAGTCGGCTCCTTGGCTTGCTTCTCGCCACTCTCTTGCTGGCTCAAAGTACTCCGAATGGCTTTGCCCAAGTCCGCTCGGAGTCGCAGCAAGGCGATCGCATGGATTGGTGGCGAAATGACCGCTTTGGCATGTTCATTCACTGGGGCTTGTATGCGGTTCCCGCCGGAGAATACCAAGGCAATGACGTCAAAGGAATTGGCGAATGGATCATGGATAAGGCCAACATCCCACGTGAGGAATACGAGAAATATGCTTCGCAGTTTGACCCGCAGTCCTTTGATGCCGACGAGTGGGTGCGGATCGCCAAGTATGCCGGGATGAAGTACATCGTGATCACATCGAAGCATCACGACGGATTTTGCTTATTCGATTCGCAAACGGATTACGACATCGTCGACGCAACACCCTACAAGAAAGACCTTCTCAAACCACTCAGCGAAGCGTGCGAGCGTCATGGATTGAAATTCTGCACCTACTATTCCATCATGGATTGGCATCATGATTCGCAATTGCCCAGCAGCGAAAACGATGGCAAGCCGAAGTGGAATCCGACTCGGATGGTCGAAGGACAAAAACAGGCTTACACGGACTACATGAAGGAACACTTGCGGAAATTGATCGTCGATTACAACACGCATGTGCTCTGGTTTGATGGCGAGTGGCCCTCGTGGTGGACCGACGCAGACGGGAAATCGCTCTACCAGTGGTTGTTAGCGTTGAATCCAAACCTGATCGTCAACAATCGAGTGGGTGCCGGTCGCAAGGGGATGGGCGGGTTCTCGAAGGAAGATTCGTTTGCAGGTGACTTTGGCACGCCAGAGCAAGAGATTCCTGCGACCGGGGTCGATAGCGACTGGGAATCATGCATGACAATGAATGACACTTGGGGATTCAAAGCCTCGGACGAGAATTGGAAAAGTTCCGAAACACTGATCCGCAACCTCATTGATATTGCCAGTAAGGGTGGGAACTACTTGTTGAACGTAGGTCCTAAAGCAGACGGAACGTTTCCGCAAGCGAGCGTGGACCGACTTCGCGCCATCGGCGACTGGATGTCGGTCAACGGTGAATCGCTGTATGGCAGCGAAGCCGCCTTGTTTCGTCCCGAATGGGGACGAGTCACGCGCAGAGGGGGAACACTGTATTTGCACGTGTTTGAATGGCCCGCCCATGGCAAGTTGACCCTCCCAGCATTGCGCAATCCCATTCGACGCGCGTCGCTGCTGGCGACTCCTGAAACCACACTCTCGGTCAACCAAGGGAACGAGCAATGGGTGATCGACGTCCCCGAATCAGCAATCGATCCGATTGCAACGGTGATCACGATTGACGTCCAAGGGATGCCAGAGCTAGCCCTCACTCGTCGCTGA
- a CDS encoding DUF1080 domain-containing protein yields the protein MLPHRSFAAVLLATLMSLVCAGADPGEWISLFDGKSLAGWRAAEHPDTWSVNEGCLVASGKRSHLFYDGDVANHDFRNFELIAECKTEAAANSGIFFHTRYQESGFPEAGYEVQVNNTHRGSGNYRELKRTGSLYAVRNIYQPCVQDGIWFPVKVKVTGNRIRVWVNGYPTVDYLQPADPIRKDTRSNRVLSSGTIALQGHDPGSRVAYRSVSIRILADDANSEDEPRVSSDGYGTDVKTMDQFAGAYIPVIDCHVHLRGGMTVEKAMDRQAVTGMNVGVLKNLGEGWPIETDQQLQEFIDSVDDRPVFVGVQVNDRGWHKKHSPQLLERLDFVLADTMIMPMPTDDSPPVKLFQPDQFTIEDPEAWMLRYVKHNLRVLSEPATILANPTWLPDAVADQYDELWTDQRMRTIIEAANANHVALEINAGSGYPHERFIRMAKSMGAKFSFGSNNFDDVPHDMTRCLEAITKYGLTKKDMYVPGAD from the coding sequence ATGCTTCCACACCGATCCTTCGCTGCCGTTCTTCTCGCGACCCTGATGTCACTCGTCTGCGCAGGGGCTGACCCTGGCGAGTGGATCTCGTTGTTTGACGGCAAGTCGCTTGCGGGGTGGCGTGCGGCCGAACATCCCGACACCTGGTCCGTCAACGAGGGATGTTTGGTTGCCAGTGGTAAACGGAGCCATCTGTTCTACGACGGTGATGTCGCCAACCACGACTTCCGCAATTTCGAATTGATCGCCGAATGCAAAACGGAAGCCGCGGCCAACAGCGGGATTTTCTTTCACACACGCTACCAAGAGTCGGGATTTCCCGAGGCGGGTTACGAGGTCCAAGTGAACAACACGCATCGCGGTAGCGGAAACTATCGCGAGCTGAAACGAACGGGCAGCTTGTATGCGGTTCGCAACATCTATCAGCCCTGCGTTCAAGACGGCATCTGGTTCCCAGTGAAAGTCAAGGTAACGGGAAATCGAATTCGGGTTTGGGTCAACGGTTATCCCACCGTCGACTATTTACAGCCGGCCGATCCGATTCGTAAAGACACGCGATCCAATCGGGTGTTGTCGAGTGGAACCATTGCGTTGCAAGGGCATGACCCGGGAAGTCGCGTTGCCTATCGCAGCGTCTCGATCCGTATTTTGGCTGACGACGCGAACTCCGAGGACGAGCCCCGAGTATCCAGCGACGGCTACGGAACCGATGTAAAAACGATGGATCAATTTGCCGGAGCCTACATTCCCGTCATCGATTGTCATGTGCATTTACGGGGTGGCATGACCGTCGAAAAGGCCATGGATCGGCAAGCGGTGACGGGCATGAATGTCGGTGTGCTGAAGAATCTAGGCGAGGGGTGGCCGATCGAAACCGATCAGCAGTTGCAGGAATTTATCGACAGCGTTGACGACCGGCCCGTGTTTGTCGGCGTCCAAGTCAACGATCGGGGTTGGCACAAGAAGCACTCGCCACAGCTGCTCGAACGGCTCGATTTCGTGTTGGCGGACACCATGATCATGCCCATGCCAACCGACGACAGTCCCCCGGTCAAGTTATTCCAACCGGACCAGTTCACCATCGAGGATCCCGAAGCGTGGATGCTGCGTTACGTGAAGCACAACCTGCGGGTTCTAAGCGAACCCGCAACGATCCTGGCCAATCCGACCTGGCTTCCAGACGCTGTCGCTGACCAATACGACGAATTGTGGACCGACCAACGGATGCGAACGATCATTGAGGCGGCAAACGCGAACCACGTTGCACTTGAGATCAATGCGGGAAGCGGTTACCCGCACGAACGCTTCATCCGCATGGCAAAATCGATGGGCGCAAAGTTCAGTTTCGGATCGAACAATTTTGACGATGTCCCACACGACATGACTCGATGCCTTGAAGCGATCACGAAGTACGGGTTGACCAAGAAGGACATGTATGTTCCCGGGGCAGATTAG
- a CDS encoding 3-keto-disaccharide hydrolase — MNATARLIALLAFTSFLGSITLADDAKAIRLFDGKSLDGWVGHDVGPDATTEDIWSVADGILVCQGNPMGYLHTKEKFTNFKLRVDWRWPEGSEGGNSGVLMRMTGEPPSILTRCVEAQLQSGSAGDIWGFYGFQLKGDAARAKKVENHKVLGNFIGVSAIKHPEKTIGQWNTYEITFNQGKLTIVINGELANEATDCEVVPGFVGLQSEGAEIHFRNVELTKLPD; from the coding sequence GTGAACGCAACCGCTCGACTCATCGCATTGCTGGCATTCACCAGCTTTCTCGGTTCCATCACTTTGGCAGACGACGCCAAAGCAATCCGTCTTTTTGATGGCAAGAGCCTCGACGGGTGGGTAGGCCACGATGTGGGGCCTGACGCCACAACGGAAGACATTTGGAGCGTTGCGGATGGGATCTTGGTTTGCCAGGGCAACCCCATGGGCTACTTACACACGAAAGAAAAATTCACGAACTTCAAGCTAAGGGTCGATTGGCGTTGGCCCGAGGGATCCGAAGGTGGCAACAGCGGCGTGTTGATGCGGATGACGGGCGAACCACCGTCCATTCTAACGAGATGTGTCGAAGCGCAGCTGCAGAGCGGTAGCGCTGGCGACATTTGGGGTTTCTACGGCTTCCAGTTGAAGGGGGACGCCGCCAGAGCTAAAAAAGTCGAAAACCACAAGGTCCTTGGCAACTTTATTGGGGTTTCTGCGATCAAGCATCCAGAAAAAACCATTGGCCAATGGAATACATATGAGATCACTTTCAACCAGGGCAAGTTGACAATCGTGATCAATGGCGAGTTGGCGAACGAAGCGACCGATTGTGAAGTCGTCCCCGGGTTCGTCGGGCTGCAATCCGAAGGTGCCGAAATCCATTTCCGCAATGTGGAACTCACAAAGTTGCCCGATTGA
- a CDS encoding transposase, protein MPRPQRCEQFESSEICIVHVVQRCVRRAFLAGVDHATGNDYSFRKEWIRRRMEALASVFAVDVLSYAVMSNHMHQILRNRPDVCAQWSDQDVAIRWLRVFPGRRLEEHLAEPTENDVKTLVADKVLLAEVRKRLSDISWFMRALAEPIARMANHQDECTGRFWEGRFKAQRIVDEAGLLACSMYVDLNPVRAAMAESPEEAEHTSAYDRANARRGAVLPSAAFDLKPIPTNEAGRKIRETPVDQLRDDRKEKRKNPTGRRIRRDDWLSPLTLDSDTLSSEPQVHTDGVRSSDKGFLNVAWKEYWELLRWTAKQSTKCVESVLPQSLAKTLAALGIDASMWRDLIWEWQRYFGKSACVGRPVSIKQHAEQTGRHHHRGQASVACCFSS, encoded by the coding sequence ATGCCTCGTCCACAGCGTTGTGAACAATTTGAGTCGAGCGAAATCTGTATCGTCCATGTCGTCCAGAGGTGCGTGCGCCGCGCGTTTCTTGCTGGGGTGGATCATGCCACCGGTAATGACTATTCCTTCCGTAAAGAATGGATCCGAAGGAGAATGGAGGCTCTCGCCTCGGTGTTCGCCGTGGATGTTCTTTCTTATGCGGTGATGAGCAATCATATGCACCAAATCCTCCGTAATCGTCCAGACGTTTGCGCACAGTGGTCTGACCAGGATGTAGCTATCCGATGGCTGCGTGTCTTTCCCGGTCGACGACTGGAAGAACATCTGGCCGAACCGACTGAGAACGATGTCAAAACGCTTGTGGCAGACAAAGTTCTCTTGGCCGAAGTGCGAAAGCGATTGTCGGATATCTCTTGGTTCATGCGTGCGTTGGCCGAGCCGATCGCTCGGATGGCGAACCATCAAGACGAATGCACCGGACGGTTTTGGGAAGGCCGCTTCAAGGCTCAACGAATCGTCGATGAGGCCGGTTTACTCGCTTGCAGCATGTACGTGGACCTCAATCCAGTCCGCGCGGCGATGGCCGAAAGCCCCGAAGAAGCCGAGCATACCAGTGCTTATGACCGGGCCAATGCGAGGCGTGGTGCAGTTTTGCCTTCGGCAGCGTTTGATTTGAAGCCGATTCCAACAAACGAGGCAGGACGCAAGATCCGCGAAACACCAGTCGATCAGCTTCGTGACGACCGCAAGGAGAAACGCAAGAACCCTACTGGGCGTCGTATCCGGCGCGATGATTGGCTCAGTCCCTTGACACTTGATTCGGACACCCTCTCGAGTGAACCGCAAGTTCACACCGATGGCGTTCGTAGCAGCGATAAGGGATTTCTCAACGTCGCCTGGAAGGAGTATTGGGAGCTTTTGCGCTGGACCGCGAAGCAGTCAACCAAGTGCGTGGAATCGGTGTTACCGCAGTCGCTTGCCAAGACACTGGCGGCTTTAGGAATCGATGCGTCGATGTGGCGAGACTTGATTTGGGAGTGGCAACGTTACTTTGGCAAGAGTGCGTGCGTTGGTCGCCCTGTGTCGATCAAGCAACATGCCGAACAAACCGGTCGCCACCATCACCGGGGTCAAGCCAGCGTGGCCTGCTGTTTCAGTTCGTAA